The Arcobacter porcinus sequence AGAAAAACTTCTAAAAAAAGCCGACTTATGGCATCAAATCAACAAGTTTTAAGATACGATAGCGAAAGTGTTGAAAATATAAGTGATGAAAGTTCTAAAAAAATTTTAGAAGCAATATCAAAAAATATAAAATCCTATGATGCAATTATTTTATCTGATTATAAAAAAGGTGTTTTAACCGACTCTTTAACTCAAAATATAATTAAAATTGCAAATGAAAATAGTATTAAAGTTTTAGCAGATCCAAAAGGAAAAGATTTTTCTAAATATAAAGGTGCTTATACTTTAACTCCAAATAAAAAAGAGGCAATTGAAGCTACAAATATTGATATCAAAGATGAAAACTCTTTGATTGAAGCTTTAAAAAATTTAAAAGAAAAGTGTGATTTAGATGTTTCACTTATAACTTTAAGCGAACAAGGAATTGCAATATTCGATGAAAAACTTTTTACAAGTCCAACTGTTGCAAGAGAAGTTTTTGATGTAACAGGAGCTGGAGATACGGTTATTGCATCTATTACTTTTGCTCTTTCTTGCGGACTTGATATTAAAAAAGCTCTATATTTTGCAAATTTAGCAGCAGGAGTTGTTGTAGGAAAAATTGGTAGTGCAACTGCATCTTTAGATGAAATCTATGAATATGAATCAAGTTTAAATAAATCAAGTTCATCAAGCCATATAAAAACTTTTGAAGAGATAGAAAAACTTGCACTTAAGTTTCATAGTCAAGGTAAAAAAGTTGTTTTTACAAATGGTTGCTTTGATATTCTTCATGTTGGGCATGTAAAATATCTTCAAGAAGCAAAAAGTTATGGCGATATTTTAATTTTAGGATTAAATGCAGATAGTAGTGTAAAAAAACTAAAAGGAGATTCACGACCAATAAATAATCAAGAAGATAGAGCATATATTTTAGCTTCACTTGAAAGTGTTGATTATGTGGTAATATTTGAAGAAGAGACACCTTATGAATTAATTAAATTAATTCGTCCTCATATTTTGGTAAAAGGTGGAGATTATGAAGGTAAAGATGTTGTTGGGCAAGATATAGCAGATGAGTTAAAACTTGTTCAATTTGTAGATGGAAAAAGCACAACAAATACTATAAAAAGGATAGAAGAAAATGCAAAATGCAATAATTAAAGAGTTTTTAGCTCACCAAGAAACAATAGCAAAAGTAATAGAAACTATGCAAGAACCTCTTTTAGAAGCATCGAAACTTGCAGTTGAAACACTAAGAAATGGTAATAAAATTTTACTTTGTGGAAATGGTGGAAGTGCAGCTGATGCACAACATATTGCTGCTGAATTAACAGGAAGATATAAAACTGAAAGAAAAGGTCTACCTGGAATTGCTCTTACAACTGATACAAGTGCAATAACTGCTATTGGAAATGATTATGGTTATGATAGAGTTTTTGATAGACAAGTTGAAGCTTTAGCAAATAAAGGTGATTTACTTATAGGTATTTCAACTTCTGGAAACTCAAAAAATGTTTTAAATGCTTTAGAAGTAGCAAAAAAAATGGGTTGTAAAACTTTGGGATTAACAGGAAGAGATGGTGGAGCTATGAATGAGCTTTGTGATATAAATTTAGTTGTACCTTCAAATGATACACCAAGAATCCAAGAGATGCATATACTTTTTGCACATACAATTTGTCAAATTATTGACAATGAGTTAAGCTAAATTGTAATCGTTTTGTAATAGTGTAGAGCTATTATTACTCTACCTATTCTATAAGGGTTATTTGATTTTATATCATTTAGCTCGCTTTTTTTATCTATATTCAGGGAAATTTATGAAATTTATTTTTGAACTTCTAAAAACTTACTTACTTTTTGTTGCTCTTTTTCTTTTAGGAAGAGTTGCTTTATATCTAATCTACTTTGATAGATTTAGTGAAATTGCATTTGAACAAACACTTCTTACTTTTATTTATGGTTTAAGAATGGATACAATTGCGATATCAATAATACTTGTAATTCCAACTATTATTTTAGCTATTTCTCCTAAAAATATATCTGGCTTTTCTTCAAAGCTTGTATCATATTTTATTTTAACATTTTTAGTTTTAGCAATATTTATAGAGTGTGCAACTTTCCCATTTTTTGCAGAGTATGACTTAAGACCAAATTATCTGTTTATAGAGTATTTAGAATACCCAAAAGAAGTTAGTAGTTTACTATTTAAAGATTATAAACTTGATATTATTTTTGCTACTATCTTAATTTTTATTTGTATAAAAATTTATCTAAAATCAAATTTTATAAACTTCTCAAAAGTATTTGAAAGTAATTATAAAACAAGATTACTTCTACTTTTACCTCTTTTATTAATATTATTTATTGGAATTCGTTCATCTTTTGCACATAGAGGTGCAAATATTTCTGATGCTCTATATAGTAAAAATAGAGTTCTAAATGAAATTACAAAAAACTCTTTACACTCTTTAGGTTATGCATATTATTCAAACAAAAAATCAGAAAGCAATATTTCAAAATATGGAAAAATTGATTTAAAAACTGCATATGCACTAGCCTCAAATGCTTTAGGTATAAAGTTTGAAGATGAACTAAGACCATTTTATAGAGAAGTTAAAACAATAAACAAAGAAGCCAAGCCAAAAAACTTAGTAATTATCATAGAAGAGAGTTTAGGTGCACAATTTACAGGTTTTATTGGTGGAACAAATCTTACTCCTAATCTTGATAAATTAGCAAATAATCATATATCATTTACAAATCTTTACTCAAATGGTACAAGAAGCATAAGAGGTTTAGCAGCTCTTTCTAGCGGAACTTTACCAATAGCAGGAAATGGTATATTAAAAAGAAATAAATCACAAAATGACTTTTTCACAGTTGCATCTCTTTTAAAACCTTTTGATTATAAATCTAGTTTTATTTATGGTGGTGAAGCTAGGTTTGATAATATGAGATCTTGGTATTTAGGAAATGGTTTTGATACTGTTATTGAAGAAAAAGATTATAAAGACTCAATTTTTAAAAGTACTTGGGGAGTTAGTGATGAAGATTTAATGATAAAAGCAAATGATACTTTTAAAGAACATTTTATAAAAAATGAAAAGTTTGTAAGTGTTGTATTTACATCTTCAAATCATATGCCATTTGAACTTCCTGATGGAAAAATAGAATTTGAAAAAAATATTCCAAGAAATAGTGTTGAGAATGCTATTAAATATGCTGATTTTGCTATTGGAAGATTTTTTGAATTGGCAAAAGAGGAAGAGTATTATAAAAATACTATTTTTGTAGTAGTTGCTGATCATAATGTAAGAGTTTATGGAGATGAAATTGTTCCTATTGATATGTTTCAAATTCCAGCTGCAATTATTGCAGAAGGTGTAAAATCTCAAGTATTTACTAAATTAAGTTCTCAATCTGATATTTTGGCAACAGCTCTTGACCTTTTAGGACTTGATTTATCTTATCCAATTTTAGGGAATTCAATATTTAAAGATAATAAACAAGAGATAAATCTTATGCTTTTTGATGAAACTTTTGCATATAGAAAAGGTAATAAAGTAGCCATTTTAGTACCAAATTTACCTATAAGAACATATATTTATGAAGATAAAAATCTAATAGAAACTGAAGAGGATTTTTTATTAGAGCAAGAGGGATTAGCTCTTATATATGTACTTGATGATATGTATAACAACAAATCATACAAATAGAAGTTCTAAAACTTCTTAATCTCTTTTAAAACATCATTAGCAGTAATAAGTTTCATACAGTTATGATGTTTTAAAGGACAAGCTCTTTTCATACAAGGAGCACATTCAAGATTTTTTGTAACTATTAATCCATTTGGATTGTTCCACTGGTTTGTCTCTGTAAATTTAGTAGGTCCAAAAATTGCAATAGTTTTTACTTTATATGCAGCTGCTATATGCATTGGTCCACTATCATTTGTAATAAATAGTTCAAGTCCAGCAATTTTTTCTATAAGCTCTTTTATAGAAGTTTTTCCAGCAAGATTTTGATAGTTTGTAACTCCATTTTTTATGAGTTCATTTTCTATATCTTTTGCTATATCAACTTCAGATGGTCCACCAAAAATCACAATATCGTACTTTGAGGCAAGGTTTATAGCAACTTTTGAAAACTCTTCAGGATACCATCTTTTTGCACTTCCATAAGTTGCTCCTGGATTTATACCAAGTGTTGCTTTATCATACTTAAATGCTTCAAAATATAGTTTTAAATCCCCTACTTTATTATTAAGATTCAAAAACTTATTTATAAAATCATTATATCTAATTGCAAGATGAATCTCTTTTTTTGTAAGCCTTTTGTATCCTAATTTCTTTTTTGCATTTATAAAAAATAGTAAAAACTTTGAAGTAAAACTTCTTCTAAAAGATATTGCAATATCAAAATCACCTAAACTTTTTGCTAATTTTATGAGATTTAAATATCTATTTCCATCTTTTTTTGTATTATCTACTATTACTTTTTCTATATTTGGATAATCTTTATAGGCTTGTGTAGATACATATGATCCAAGAAGAGTTATTTTTGCTTCTGGATAAGATTTTATAATATTTTCTATAGCTGGAGTCGCCATAATTGCATCTCCAAGCCAAGTTGGAATCTCTATAAATATTTTTTTAATCATTTCCTAAAAGTTCCTTCAAAGCATAAAATTGTGGATATTTTTCTATTTTTCCATCCCTATTATCAACCAAACCATAACCAGGTGCGATTAGTTGATGCCAGTAAACTCTTTTTATTTTTTTAGAATTTCTTGAAATATTAAAATAATCAATCATATATTTTGTATACTCTTCATTTGTCACACACTCTTTTTCACTTGTAGGTGCATAAGGTGCTGTATTTTTTATTGGCCAGTTTGTTTCAGTTATATAAATATCATCACTTAAAGTTTTTGGACTTAATTTAACCAAAGAAAAAAGCATATCAATCTTATTTTTCAGATCAAATATTCCATATTGTTTATTTTGTGGAGCTCCTCTTCTATCTACATAAAGAAGTGCTGAAGTTATATCATATTTTATTTTTTTCATATTGAACATAGCTCTTGCATTATAATAGTACTCAAAATCTATAACTGATGGTCCAAGAAGTTTTATATTTGGAAATTTTTCATCTCTTATTTTCTGTGCTTCCATAAAAAAAGGAATATAATCCTCTTTTATACTAAAAAAACTCCATTTTAGTCTATTTATTGTTGTTCCTATTTGAAACTCATCTGAAATACCTTCAAAGTTTGTGAATATTTCTTCTAAATTATTTTTTAATATATCTATATTTTCAATATTTTCTCTATCTTGAATAATATTTATTAGAATATTCTTTTTTGAATTTATATTAAAACTATTTGCAAAATTAACATAAGATTTTAAATTCTTTATATCAAATAGAGGTACTCTTATAATAAGATTTTTAACCCCTAACTCTTCTATTAAGTCTTGCTGTATATTTTGTCCATCATCTTTATCTAAATTTACTCCAAGACCTATTAAATCTTTATAACTTGTTTGAATTTTTCCTTTAAAAAACTTCATAAAAAGCACTGAAATTGGCAAAATAAATAAAGAAGTAAAAAGCATTTTAATATTATCATTTAAATGGTATTTTCTAACTCTTTTTTTAAACTCTCTATTCTTTATAACTTCAGGCTGATCAGAGTATTTATCCCAAGCAAGAAGATTATCGTAGTGAATATCTGCTTCATTAAAAAACATCTTTTTAGCTTTTTCCCATTGTTGTTTAGTTTTTCTTTTAGCTAAAAATTTAAAAGCTAATCTAATATGAAATTTACAATCTATTTTATATCTTCCACCTAAACCATCAATGACAACCATTTTATATCTATTTTTTTCATACTCTTGAAGTAGTACATTATATAAACTAACATCCACAAACAATATATTATTCTCAAACAAATATATTCTAAGTTCTTTTCCTAATTCCTCAAAATGTTCTTTTGATATAATTTTTTTTTGAAGAGCCTCTTTTACAGTAAGAGATTTCGTTCCATCATAATTAAATATTTTCTCAAAAACTAAACCTTCACCTAAGTTTGTATTAACTTTTCCATAAAATTTAGTTATATGCTCATAAGATATATTTTTATTTTTTAAATATTTAAAATAACTATATTCTAATTCATTTTGGCTATTATTCCCACATGAAATTTTAATAATCTTAGAATCATCACTTGGATGGTCATATACTCTTCTTAAACCACCTTCTCCATAAAATATATCTTTTTCTAAAAAAATCATATCTTTCATAATTCACCTCTAATTTTCTATATACTATTTATCTCTAAAAGTAAATTTCTTTTTTTTCTTTTCTTTCATCATATTTTTTTGTTCTATATTATTATTTTCATCAAAATAAAGTTGTATATATCCACCTATACCTGTTAAATCATTACCAGTCACAAAATAGTCTTCTTTTTTATTAAATTTATTATAAGAAGATTTATATCCTAAAATATTTGCAATTAAATGAGAAATTTGATAATGAGAAATGTATTCAAATTCTTCAAAATGGCTTGAATAATTTTTTTTCGTATTTAAAGAATATAAAAAAAATGGAACTTTATATACTGAACTATTTTCCAGTATTCCATGTCCACTCCTGTTTTTATCTTCTAAACTTGTTGCATGATCTGAAGTAAAAATTATATACGTTGGTTTTTCTGATTTCTTTTCTATTTTCTGAATTAATTTTTCTATCACACTATCTGTATATGCTATACTATTTATATAGTCTATAATATATTCATCTTTCCCTATAGAGTTTTCTTTATTAAAAGGTCTGAAGTCAGTAGGAATAAAATTTAAATATGGAGTATGTGAAGCTCTAAAATTCAAAACTAAAAAATTATTTTTTGTAAAGTCGACAGCATTTATTCTCTCTAATAATGTTTCATCTAATGCTGATTTACTAACATCATTTGTATATGACGTACCATCTTCTAAAATATCTATATTTTTTGTACATAAAAAGTTTTTTATCTCTTTTAATTGTTCTCTAGCTTGTGAACTATAGAAATATGTATTAAATCCATTGTTTTTTGCCATTTTAAATAAACAAGTATTATGTGAAAATATCTGAGGTGTACTATCTGGTTTTTCTAACATATTAAAAAAACTTGGAATTGAAACACTTGTCATAACACCAGAAGATATTGCTTTTTTATATATAAAATTTCTATCTTCTTTTTTATTGTCTAAAAAAGGTGTTGTTTTTAAATCATAACCATATAAAGACATAAAATCTCTATGTGATGATTCTCCCATAATAACAATCAAATTTATATTTGGGTTTTTCTCAATAATATCTGGTGTATCAACTATCTCTTGTTCTAATCCACTTTTTCCTGAAATTTTTTTTGGTATTACATTACCAAAAAGATTTGATAATGTAGTAATTGTATTTGCTACTGGACTATACTCATAATTTGGATTGCTCCATTTTCCATAATCATCATTTATATATATTCTAATTGGTAAAAAGATCAAAAATATCAAGATAATATATCCTAAATATTGTATCTTTATTCTTCTTGAATTAAATCTTTTTATAAAAAAGAAACTTAATAAAAATAGAACTATAACAAGAAGTAAAGGAAAAAATGAAAGATGTATTACAGAAGAAAAAGTAAGATATGTTTCTTTGAATTCAACAAAAAACAATAAGTACTCTGTAGGAAAAATCCAAGTACCATAATAAGAAAAGTGAACAAATTGGAACCATGTAAAAAGTGACATTAAAAAATAAGAACTTATAATCACTCTTAAATTTACAATAGATATAACTAATAAGTGGAAAAAGAATTGCTCAGCAAATCCTCTTAAACTAATTGTTGGGATTAATATATCATTATAAATTCTATAAAATTGTTCAATAGATATAAATAATATGGATATTATTATAGCAAGAATTATATTGTATTTTATTTTCTTAAGTTTGTCATATATCATAGATCATGATTCTCCTCATATAATTTTAAATATTTATAAAATACACCATTTGCACCAGATACACATACCAGTAATCCTATGTATCCATCCAAGAAACCTCTCCTAAATATATAGTTTTTTATAAAAAAATATGTTGCTCTAAAAAAAGCTTTTAAAGGAGTAGATTTTTTCTTATTTTTATAATCATTTGCAAAAATAGAAGAATATTTATCTGTTTTTTGTAAAAAATCAGAAATTGAAGAGTAACTATAATGTTCTACATTCCCTTCTAAAACTTCTAGCTTTAGTCCTTCAATAATTATATCTTCATGAACCATATTATCATTTATTTTAGTCACTTTTTTATTAAACATTCTTTTTATCTTTTGACCACTCCATCCACAGTATTTTACTTGTTTTTCTTTATAATATGCATTGAAATTTAGAAGATATACAGTATCATCTTCTAATTTTTTATTTTGTAAAGTATTTAACAATTTAGAATCTACAACTTCATCGCTATCCAAGATTAAAATCCAATCATTTTTTGCGTAACTAATAGCTTTATTCTTTGTCCAGCCAAATCCCTTGAACTCACCTTCTACTAAATTTACATTTTCAAATTCTTTTGAGTGTTTTATGGTATTATCAGTTGAGCCATTATCATAAACAACAACATCATTAAAATCAACTAAACTTTTTAATGTTTTTTCTATTGTTTTTTCACTATTTTTCGCAATTATTACTACACTTATATTCATTGTTTATCCAATCTTTTAACTAAACCCTTAAGTTTATATTTTAAAATATTAAAAAATCTAAAAATTTCATCATGAGTTTTTAAATTATCTCCATCTATTCTATAAATTGCTCCATTAATTCCATTAAAATCTTTATGTATTGCATTTCCTATTCTAAAATTGTATTGATAATATTTTTTAGACTCTTTTAAAATATTTTGATTGTATTTTCCAAAAGGAAATACAAAACTATCTATTTTTATATTTAACTCTTTTTCTAAAATTGTTTTTGAGCCTTGAAGTTCAATATTTAAATCAACATCTTTTTCAAGTAAATTTACATGAGAATGTGAATGTGAAGCAAAGACAATTAATCCACTATCTCTCATCTCCTTTAACTCCTTATATGTACAAAATGTTGCTTTTTCATAATTATCAAACAAGTCATCATGTTTAAAACTAAGTCTATCTAATTCAGCTTCATCTGTGTCTTTTAAAATATATTTTGTTGGTATTGCTAAAAGTGCTTTAAGATTATATTTTTTCAATAGTGGATAAATAAGAAAATAAAAATCTGCATAAGCATCATCAAAAGTTAAACAAACACTTTTTTGCTCTATTTTTTCACCTGGAAAAATAGTTTTAAAATTTTCTTTTATATATTTTAAATGTTCTTCGAAGATACTTAAATCATTTGAGCAGTAATCACTATTTACATGATGATACATAATACTAATCAACAACTTCTTGTCCTCTTAATCTTTTCTTTAAATTTATTTTTGCTTTATGTTTTTGTGAAAATTTTAAAGCTTTTGAAACTAATTCATTTTCATCTTTTTCCCAAAGTTTTGCATATTCTTTTATTATTACTTTTAAATCTTCATCATTTATCCAAAGTTTTGAAAAATTTTTCATTCTTAAATTTATATTCATATTTAAGAATTTCATTCTATTTATATCTACAACTTTAAATATATAATCATTATTATCTTTTTTTATTAAAATATTCCCAGGACTATAGTCAAGGTGGTAAATATGATTATTATGTAAATCAAAAGTAAATTTTGCAAATGCTTTAAATATATTGTTTTTATTAAAAAATTCTTTATCTCTAATTGGCTCTCTAATCGTAAAATCATAATCAAATTTTTCACTAATAAAATAGCTTTCATTTAGTAATGATTTTTCATAAAACTCAATATATCCGATTGGTATTGGTGTAAATTCTCCAATTTTTAAAGAATATTCGTAAGATTTTTTTGCTTTAGTTGAACGAAAAAATGTATAAACTATTTTATTTATAAAATTTGGAATTTTAAAAGACTTTACTACAAAATCTTTATTTTCATAGTTTATAACTTTTATTTCATTTCTTGCTTTATGAATTATATTCTGACTTTTTACAAAATACTTTTTTATATTCTCTATATAGTTTTCAAAATTTTTAAATTTATTATTTATATTAAATTTAAAATTTTCCATAATTTTTCCTTATTCATAAAATTTATTTATACCATTTTTACAATATGTTAATTTTTTATCAATTGTATTTAATAGTAATATATCATTTTCTTTGAGAGATTTTCTTGAATTTTCATTATGGTATAAATGAAATGCAACAGCTGCAAACTTTAAATATAATCTTTTTTTACCTGCATTTAGCATTCTTATTACAAATTCACTATCTTCTCTTCCCCATCCTACAAAATCATTATTAAATCCATTTACATCTATAATATCACTTTTCCAACACCCAAAATTACAAGTTCTAGTTCCCTTATCACTATTTCTTTCATATGAAAATATTTTTGACAAAATTTTATTTGAAATACAATTTTTTCTATTTTTCAATCCTTTAGAAAATAAACTTGGAAGATAATCATCATTAATTAGTTTTTCACTACAATGAATATCAGTAACAACTCTTCCACCTTGAATAAAATAACCTTTTTTCGCATTTCTCTTATAATCTTCAACAAACTTTTTTGATAGAATCATATCTCCATCTATCATTATAATATAATCTCCAGTTGCTTTTGAAATGGCTTTATTCCTACTCTCAGCTGCTCTAAAGCCCTTATCTTCTTGCCAACTATGAGTTAAAGGTATTGGAAATATTTTCTCCCATTGTTCTATTAATTCCTTTGTATCATTTCTTGATCCATCATCTGCAATAATTACTTCATCAGGCAAAATAGTTTGTTTTGTGATACTTTTTAAAACTACATTTAAAGCTTCTTTCCAATTATATGTTGTTATTATTAAAGATATTTTCATTTAAGCTCTTTTATTTTTTTTTTTGCCCCTGCTATTGAAAAGCTTATAATAAATAAAAACAGCATCAAAGTAAATTTGAAATCCAAATGAGGTTCTGCAATAAATGCAATCATAAACACTGTAATTCCAATTACACTATAGTGCTTTATTGTTTTATCTTCAATTTCTAATTTATATATTTTATAACACATTAAGAGAAATATTAATAACCCAATAAAACCATTTGCAACTAATATCATTAAATATTGATTATGGAAATGTGAGCCATCCAAAAATTCTCTAACATCTTTTGAGAAATATCCATATTCATTTGCATTTAATAACTCATTTGTAGCTAAGGTATGATTACCCACTCCGTATCCAAATAAAGGTTTATTTTTAATTGCATCATAAGTTATAATCCAGAAACTTGCTCGAAGTCCCCATGAACTATAAAAATCATTTTTATCAATAGCTTTGTTTACATCTGAAATTGCATGATCAACTCTTATTTTAAATTGGTCTATACCAAAATAAGAACTAAAAGCTATAAATATAAAGAAAAATGTACTAAGAAAAAAAGACTTAATTGAAATTTTATACCTCATAATAAATATAATAAATAAAGTAAAAAAGAAAGCTAGTTGACCTGTTCTTCCAGTTGATATCATTAAATTTATCATTGTAATTAGAAAAAATAGAAATAAAAAAAATTTTGTTCTAATTGAATCATCTTCAAATAAGAATTTATACAAAAGAATAAGTGAAGTAAAAGCTAAGAAAACACTATATCTAATAGTATTCATAAAAGGTGCAGGAGCTGTAGGAGAAGATCCTTTTAAACTCCAAAACTCAAAAAAGATACCATATGAGATTATTTCACTAATAAACATACCTACTAAAAAAGAACCAATTATCTTATGTATCCATTGTTTTTCAATTAAAACTACAAGTATAGGAACTAAAAGCCAATAACAATATTTACCTAAAAGACTTAAAGTATTCTCATTTATATCAATAAATAAACAACTGATAAATATATACAATAAAAATATACTTATATATATAAAAATCTTATTGCTTTTTATTATATATAAAGAATTTCTATAGTCTCTTTTAAAAATAATAAGTATTACAAACCAAAAAATAAAAAAACTTATTGCAGCCTTTGACAATGGTAATACTAGTGCAAACACTATTAATGAATAATAAACTATTTTATTAAAATCTAATACCATGTTTTTATTTAATCTCATTGAAATCCTTTTATCTTTTACTTGTTAAATCTACTAATTTCTTTTAACGCTTCTTTATATATTTCTTTATATATTTCTTTATTCTTTATATCATTATTTCTATTATTATATATTCTATATTGACCAATATCAGATATCTCAAAAATTTCTTCTCCTGTTATTATTGCATATTTACTATAACTAGAAGATAAAATCCAATTTCTATTTTTATCATATTTATAAAGGTCAACTCCACTAGAATAATCTTTTATATCATTTAGTATTCCTAAATGGTTTTTTAAAAGTGTTGGTACAATATCATTATGTGTTGTTAAAAATGATTTATTTATAGATAATAGAC is a genomic window containing:
- a CDS encoding polysaccharide deacetylase family protein; this encodes MLISIMYHHVNSDYCSNDLSIFEEHLKYIKENFKTIFPGEKIEQKSVCLTFDDAYADFYFLIYPLLKKYNLKALLAIPTKYILKDTDEAELDRLSFKHDDLFDNYEKATFCTYKELKEMRDSGLIVFASHSHSHVNLLEKDVDLNIELQGSKTILEKELNIKIDSFVFPFGKYNQNILKESKKYYQYNFRIGNAIHKDFNGINGAIYRIDGDNLKTHDEIFRFFNILKYKLKGLVKRLDKQ
- a CDS encoding glycosyltransferase family 2 protein, coding for MKISLIITTYNWKEALNVVLKSITKQTILPDEVIIADDGSRNDTKELIEQWEKIFPIPLTHSWQEDKGFRAAESRNKAISKATGDYIIMIDGDMILSKKFVEDYKRNAKKGYFIQGGRVVTDIHCSEKLINDDYLPSLFSKGLKNRKNCISNKILSKIFSYERNSDKGTRTCNFGCWKSDIIDVNGFNNDFVGWGREDSEFVIRMLNAGKKRLYLKFAAVAFHLYHNENSRKSLKENDILLLNTIDKKLTYCKNGINKFYE
- a CDS encoding O-antigen ligase family protein; this encodes MRLNKNMVLDFNKIVYYSLIVFALVLPLSKAAISFFIFWFVILIIFKRDYRNSLYIIKSNKIFIYISIFLLYIFISCLFIDINENTLSLLGKYCYWLLVPILVVLIEKQWIHKIIGSFLVGMFISEIISYGIFFEFWSLKGSSPTAPAPFMNTIRYSVFLAFTSLILLYKFLFEDDSIRTKFFLFLFFLITMINLMISTGRTGQLAFFFTLFIIFIMRYKISIKSFFLSTFFFIFIAFSSYFGIDQFKIRVDHAISDVNKAIDKNDFYSSWGLRASFWIITYDAIKNKPLFGYGVGNHTLATNELLNANEYGYFSKDVREFLDGSHFHNQYLMILVANGFIGLLIFLLMCYKIYKLEIEDKTIKHYSVIGITVFMIAFIAEPHLDFKFTLMLFLFIISFSIAGAKKKIKELK